CGACAGGAACGCCGACCATCAGCAATATTAGGACCAACGATGGTTCTGGATTAGGCGCTTACACCAGCAGTATCACCAGTTTGACGCCAGGCACCACCTATTATGTTCGTGCCTATGCCACCAATCAAGCGGGTACTACTTATGGTTCGCAGGTAAGTTTTACGACGGTAGCCATCATGCTTCCTTCGGTATCGGCGACCTCCATTACCTCGATAGCGCAAACTTATGCGATCGCATCGGCCAGCACCACTGCAGATGGCGGAGGTACCATATCTGCCAAAGGGTTTTGCTGGAGCATGGTCACAAACCCCACAATCAGCAATGCCCATGTTATTTACGGCAGCGGTTTAGGCAGCTATGGCAGTCAACTGAGTACATTGAGCCCAGGAACCACTTATTATGTTCGTGCTTATGCCACCAACCAGGCTGGAACGGCCTACGGCATACAAATTAGTTTTACCACAAGCCCCGTACAGCTAGCGACGATAGGAAGTTTAACCATATCCACTATAACCAAAAATTCGGCCTTTGCATCCTGTAGTGTTACTGCTGACGGTGGCGGCACTATTACCAGTCGTGGAATATGCTGGAGTACCAGCAGTAGTCCTACTCTTTCAAATGGCGGCTTTTTCACCAGCGGCACGGGAACTGGAACGCTTTCGGGTACGATGTCGGTTCTTAACAGCGGCGTCACCTACTACGCTAGGGGTTATGCCATAAATGCTGCTGGCACCGCCTATGGCCCAGTCTATTCATTTAAAACCTTGTAAATCCAAAATTAAGGCCTTAATTAAATGTAAAGAATGTTCCAAAGACGTCATCAGAAGCTGATAAATGTCCTCATTGCGGTATCAACATTTCCACGGCAATCCGCTGTAAAAACTGCAATTCCAACAATGTAGAGCGGGTCAGCAATGCCAGTAAAGTCGGCAGCGCACTCATGTGGGGCGTTTTTGCCGCCGGTAAAATGTCAAAAAACTATAAATGCCGTGACTGCAAAGTAAGTTGGTAGCCGGTTACGGTTTCCCGGAAAAAACGCTGATAAACCCATAGTAATTTTGATTCTAATCAATTACTAGAAGCAAATCACAATGGATTTTAAAGACCAAATCTTACAACTGGCATCACGCATTGAAAAGTTGCTTCCACAGATCAAAACTGAGGAAGCAACAAAAAACGCACTTATACTACCGTTTATTCAGGTACTGGGATATGACGTATTCAACCCTTTCGAAGTAAACCCCGAATTCATTGCCGACATCGGTATCAAAAAAGGAGAGAAGGTTGACTACGCTATTTTGAAAGATGAAGAGCCTATGATCCTCATCGAGTGCAAACATCATCTCGAAAAACTGGATCCCCACAATTCTCAACTATTTCGTTACTTCCATACGACCAAGGCCAAATTTGGTCTGTTGACCAATGGATTGACCTATCGCTTTTACACAGATCTCGATGAAAAGAACAAGATGGACAGTACGCCCTTTTTTGAATTCACGATAACAGAAATCAAAGAAACCGAGATCGCCGAACTCAAGAAGTTCCATAAATCTTATTTCGATGTAGAAAACATCACTAACACGGCCAGTGAGCTCAAATATCTCAATGAATTAAAAGTGCTACTGAACAAAGAAATGATCACCCCATCAGATAATTTCGTTTCTTTCTTCACCAAGCAAGTGTATTCAGGCGTGCTAACTGCCAAAGTCAAAGAACAGTTTGCCCCAATCATCAAACGATCATTCAATTTGCTAATCAGCGACGCTATTAACGAGCGTTTGAAATCCGCGCTTAACCAGGAAAAACAATTAGAAGTCGCCGAAGCCGATAAAATTGAA
This region of Mucilaginibacter yixingensis genomic DNA includes:
- a CDS encoding type I restriction endonuclease, which encodes MDFKDQILQLASRIEKLLPQIKTEEATKNALILPFIQVLGYDVFNPFEVNPEFIADIGIKKGEKVDYAILKDEEPMILIECKHHLEKLDPHNSQLFRYFHTTKAKFGLLTNGLTYRFYTDLDEKNKMDSTPFFEFTITEIKETEIAELKKFHKSYFDVENITNTASELKYLNELKVLLNKEMITPSDNFVSFFTKQVYSGVLTAKVKEQFAPIIKRSFNLLISDAINERLKSALNQEKQLEVAEADKIEEAANTPQGPGIVTTVQELEGFYIIKSLLRQHIDAKRITYRDALSYFAILLDDNNRKTICRLYLDGSKNYLAVLDETKKEVRHEIKSLDGIYQLGDLLLEVIGRLEKVKS